From one Lycium barbarum isolate Lr01 chromosome 6, ASM1917538v2, whole genome shotgun sequence genomic stretch:
- the LOC132598772 gene encoding chlorophyll a-b binding protein CP24 10A, chloroplastic encodes MTTTSAAVLNGLSSSFLTGGKKSQALLGAPVAARVGGAATPKRSIVAAAAAAPKKSWIPAVKGGGNLIDPEWLDGSLPGDYGFDPLGLGKDPAFLKWYREAELIHGRWAMAAVLGIFVGQAWSGIPWFEAGADPGAIAPFSFGSLLGTQLLLMGWVESKRWVDFFDQDSQSIEWATPWSKTAENFANFTGEQGYPGGKFFDPLALAGTLNNGVYIPDTEKLERLKVAEIKHARLAMLAMLIFYFEAGQGKTPLGALGL; translated from the exons ATGACCACCACATCTGCTGCAGTGCTCAATGGCTTGAGCTCCTCTTTCTTGACCGGTGGCAAGAAAAGTCAGGCCTTGTTAGGTGCTCCAGTTGCCGCCAGAGTTGGTGGTGCTGCCACTCCCAAGAGGTCCATTGTggcagctgctgctgctgctcCCAAGAAATCTTGGATTCCTGCTGTTAAAGGTGGTGGCAATTTGATTGACCCCGAGTGGCTCGATGGCTC GCTCCCTGGTGACTACGGTTTTGACCCACTTGGTCTTGGCAAGGACCCAGCATTCTTGAAGTGGTACAGAGAAGCTGAGCTCATTCATGGCAGATGGGCAATGGCTGCAGTATTGGGGATCTTTGTTGGTCAAGCATGGAGTGGCATTCCATGGTTTGAGGCTGGTGCTGACCCTGGTGCTATTGCACCTTTCTCCTTTGGCTCACTTCTTGGCACTCAGCTTCTCCTCATGGGTTGGGTTGAGAGCAAAAGGTGGGTCGACTTCTTCGACCAAGACTCTCAGTCTATAGAATGGGCTACTCCATGGTCAAAAACTGCTGAGAACTTTGCCAACTTCACTGGTGAACAGGGTTACCCTGGTGGCAAATTCTTCGATCCTTTGGCATTGGCTGGTACACTTAACAATGGAGTGTACATCCCTGACACAGAGAAGCTTGAGAGACTAAAGGTTGCTGAGATCAAGCATGCTAGACTTGCTATGTTAGCCATGTTAATTTTCTATTTTGAGGCCGGACAAGGGAAGACACCCCTTGGAGCTCTTGGTTTGTAA